The Planctomycetaceae bacterium genomic interval GTGCGGGTGCGCTACCGCCTCGACGGCGTCTGCATCGAGCGCGACAACATTCCCAAGCGCATGCAGGGCTCGGTCATCAACCGATTCAAGATCATGGCGGGGATCGACCTGGCCGAACGCCGCCTGCCCCAGGACGGGCGCATCAAGATGCTGGTGGGCGGGTCGAACATCGACTTCCGCGTCTCGGTGCTTCCGGCGTACCACGGCGAGAGCGTGGTGCTGCGTATTCTGCGCCCCGAGAGCGTCCGGATGGGCGTTCCGGCTCTGGGTTTCGAAGAGGACGACAACACCCGCTTCCGGCGGATCATCAAACGCCCCAACGGCGTGTTCCTGGTCACAGGCCCGACCGGTAGCGGCAAAACCACCACGCTTTATGCCGCTATCAACGAACTGAACCGCCCCGACCGCAAGATCATCACGGCCGAGGATCCGGTCGAGTACAATTTCAGCGGCGTCAACCAGGTTCAGGTCAACGACCAGATCGGTTTGAGCTTTGCCCGGATTTTGCGAGCTATGCTGCGTCAGGCGCCGAACATCATCCTCGTCGGCGAAATCCGCGATATTGAGGTCGCCAACGTGGCAATTCAGGCCGCACTGACTGGACACTTGGTTTTCAGCACACTTCACACCAACGATGCACCCTCGGCAATCACCCGTTTGACCGAGATGGGCGTCAAGCCTTTTCTGGTCGCCAGCAGTATTCAGGCCATTATGGCCCAGCGTCTGGTGCGCGTGATCTGCAAGGAGTGCAAAGAGGAATATCCCAATCCCGATCCGCGAATCATGCGGTTGCTGGGGTTCTCCGACGATGAGATGAAGAACAAAACCTTTTACAGGGGAAGAGGTTGCAACGCGTGCGGCGGCACAGGATACCGCGGCCGCCAGGGCATCTTCGAGTTGATGGAGATGAACAACGCTTTGCGCGAGCTGGCGTTCAACAGCGCGCCGCTAAAGGATTTGCGCATTGCCGCCCGGGCCACCGGAATGCGCAGCCTGCTCGAAGATGGAAAGTTGAAGATATCCTCCGGTATCACCACGCCTGAAGAACTTGTGCGAATTGCACAAATTGAAGAACTCGTCCCAGAATAGTCTGGGGGCGATGTTTTTGGTTTAAGTTACTGCCCGCGAAAAGATTATATCGCCTGAACCGCCCCCTGGGCTCTGAAGAGGTCTTTGCCTTGCCGGGCGGAGCAGCGAATAATCGAATCAGGGAGGGTGAGCACGCCCATGGCAACCGTGAGCATAGACAGGCTGTTGGAGACTTGCATCAAGCGAGGTGCCAGCGACTTGCACCTCCACGTCGGCAGGCCGCCGACGCTGCGTCTCCATGGCCGCCTCAGACCGCTGGAAACGAAAGTCCTCGACCCCGACGATACCGTCAAGCTCATGTCGCAGATCACGCCCGAGCGAGCCCAGCAGGAAGTGCAGGAAAAGGGCGGCACGGACTTCGGTTTCGACTTCGGCGAGGCCGGACGCTTCCGCGTGTCGGTCTTTCACCAGAGGGGCAACATCTCGATGTCGCTGCGTCTGATCCCCTCCAAGCTGTTCAGCTTCGAGGAGATCGGCCTGCCCTCGATCGTCAAGGTGCTCTGCCGGCGGCCTCGAGGGCTGTTCCTGGTGACCGGTCCGACCGGCTCGGGCAAGACGACGACGCTGGCGACGATGGTCAACTACATTAACGAGCATTTCGACAAGCACATCATCACCATCGAAGACCCGATCGAGTATTACCACCCGCACAAGAAGTCGATGGTCAACCAGCGCGAGGTCGGCCAGGACGTTCCGTCGTTCTCCGAGGCCCTTCGCCGCGTGCTGCGCATGGACCCGGACGTGATCCTCGTCGGCGAACTGCGCGACTTGGAGACGATCGAGTCGGCGCTGCGGGCGGCCGAGACCGGCCACCTGGTCTTCGGCACGCTGCACACCACCAGCGCCCAGGGGACGGTGACGCGCATTGTCGACCAGTTTCCCGTCGACCAGCAGGAGCAGATCCGCATCCAGTTGTCCGACGTGCTCATCGGCGTGCTGTGCCAGACGCTCATCCCGCGCAGCGACGTTCGCGGCCGCA includes:
- a CDS encoding ATPase, T2SS/T4P/T4SS family; this encodes MARRHRKRLGEILTEWGVVTGAGINDALEHAKNEGLRTGEALIAMGLADEEDVTKALASQYDMEYIDLDKNVVVPTEMHLIPEELIRKHQVLPLAMEDGKLKVIITDPLDLETLDMLRFRLNCDLDPCLASKTRTRNFIDQYVRTDLSIDKAVADLGLTDEQSAVANQMDEVYDQNSAPIIRLVTMIITEAVKNRSSDIHIEPMANRVRVRYRLDGVCIERDNIPKRMQGSVINRFKIMAGIDLAERRLPQDGRIKMLVGGSNIDFRVSVLPAYHGESVVLRILRPESVRMGVPALGFEEDDNTRFRRIIKRPNGVFLVTGPTGSGKTTTLYAAINELNRPDRKIITAEDPVEYNFSGVNQVQVNDQIGLSFARILRAMLRQAPNIILVGEIRDIEVANVAIQAALTGHLVFSTLHTNDAPSAITRLTEMGVKPFLVASSIQAIMAQRLVRVICKECKEEYPNPDPRIMRLLGFSDDEMKNKTFYRGRGCNACGGTGYRGRQGIFELMEMNNALRELAFNSAPLKDLRIAARATGMRSLLEDGKLKISSGITTPEELVRIAQIEELVPE
- a CDS encoding type IV pilus twitching motility protein PilT, whose amino-acid sequence is MATVSIDRLLETCIKRGASDLHLHVGRPPTLRLHGRLRPLETKVLDPDDTVKLMSQITPERAQQEVQEKGGTDFGFDFGEAGRFRVSVFHQRGNISMSLRLIPSKLFSFEEIGLPSIVKVLCRRPRGLFLVTGPTGSGKTTTLATMVNYINEHFDKHIITIEDPIEYYHPHKKSMVNQREVGQDVPSFSEALRRVLRMDPDVILVGELRDLETIESALRAAETGHLVFGTLHTTSAQGTVTRIVDQFPVDQQEQIRIQLSDVLIGVLCQTLIPRSDVRGRIAAFEFMVVSKAIANLMRENKTYRIPSSIQTGGKLGMRLMDDHIYELVSQNKVSQEDAMDFCQSPADMQEKLDALRAGRPLPPPQAVSDQSLAGSGA